The following are encoded in a window of Corythoichthys intestinalis isolate RoL2023-P3 chromosome 8, ASM3026506v1, whole genome shotgun sequence genomic DNA:
- the tnip2 gene encoding TNFAIP3-interacting protein 2 isoform X2, protein MERDEADETRKYVALLLESRRQETELQAGQEGIAAELEARLRGDDALLDAWCEEISKVKQKRKDDVLKVDTQLEMTSSDILEHPDSQIQQLREENEQLKRRVSYVQSLNSQWQKYDSSREDYIRGLCRRLKSAPTSEASAAALRREIVRLNASLEDKMDECARLRKEAREERERVRTLEQQEASRESAAVPLCRVHIGHRVTSSSRRRRAADATEVPSTPRCPRCSAASDQDDVRYFDDATW, encoded by the exons ATGGAGCGAGACGAGGCGGACGAGACGCGGAAGTACGTCGCGCTTTTGCTGGAGAGCCGCCGACAGGAGACGGAGCTGCAGGCGGGCCAGGAAGGCATCGCGGCCGAGCTCGAGGCGAGGTTGCGGGGCGACGACGCGCTTCTGGACGCTTGGTGCGAGGAAATCTCCAAAGTCAAACAAAAGAGGAAAGACGACGTTTTGAAAGTCGACACACAATTGGAG ATGACATCGTCAGACATACTAGAACACCCCGACTCTCAAATCCAACAACTCCGAGAAGAAAATGAGCAGCTCAAGCGTCGCGTTTCATAC GTCCAAAGTCTGAACTCGCAGTGGCAAAAGTACGACTCCAGCAGGGAAGACTACATCCGGGGGCTGTGCCGGCGCTTGAAGAGCGCGCCGACGAGCGAAGCTAGCGCGGCCGCGCTACGCCGGGAAATCGTCCGACTCAATGCGTCGCTGGAGGACAAAATGGACGAATGCGCCAGATTGCGAAAAGAAGCCAGGGAAGAACGAGAACGCGTCCGGACGCTGGAGCAGCAG GAAGCGAGCCGAGAAAGCGCGGCGGTCCCGTTGTGTCGCGTGCACATCGGCCACAGAGTAACGTCGTCCTCGCGGCGGCGGCGCGCGGCAGACGCGACCGAGGTCCCGTCGACGCCGCGGTGCCCGCGCTGCTCGGCGGCCTCGGACCAAGATGACGTCCGTTACTTTGACGACGCCACCTGGTGA
- the tnip2 gene encoding TNFAIP3-interacting protein 2 isoform X1, which yields MERDEADETRKYVALLLESRRQETELQAGQEGIAAELEARLRGDDALLDAWCEEISKVKQKRKDDVLKVDTQLEMTSSDILEHPDSQIQQLREENEQLKRRVSYVQSLNSQWQKYDSSREDYIRGLCRRLKSAPTSEASAAALRREIVRLNASLEDKMDECARLRKEAREERERVRTLEQQAVIYAEDFRSERADRERAQGRVQELKEHICHLKQQLRQQEASRESAAVPLCRVHIGHRVTSSSRRRRAADATEVPSTPRCPRCSAASDQDDVRYFDDATW from the exons ATGGAGCGAGACGAGGCGGACGAGACGCGGAAGTACGTCGCGCTTTTGCTGGAGAGCCGCCGACAGGAGACGGAGCTGCAGGCGGGCCAGGAAGGCATCGCGGCCGAGCTCGAGGCGAGGTTGCGGGGCGACGACGCGCTTCTGGACGCTTGGTGCGAGGAAATCTCCAAAGTCAAACAAAAGAGGAAAGACGACGTTTTGAAAGTCGACACACAATTGGAG ATGACATCGTCAGACATACTAGAACACCCCGACTCTCAAATCCAACAACTCCGAGAAGAAAATGAGCAGCTCAAGCGTCGCGTTTCATAC GTCCAAAGTCTGAACTCGCAGTGGCAAAAGTACGACTCCAGCAGGGAAGACTACATCCGGGGGCTGTGCCGGCGCTTGAAGAGCGCGCCGACGAGCGAAGCTAGCGCGGCCGCGCTACGCCGGGAAATCGTCCGACTCAATGCGTCGCTGGAGGACAAAATGGACGAATGCGCCAGATTGCGAAAAGAAGCCAGGGAAGAACGAGAACGCGTCCGGACGCTGGAGCAGCAG GCTGTGATCTACGCGGAGGATTTTAGGTCGGAGCGAGCCGACCGAGAGCGTGCGCAGGGACGCGTTCAAGAGCTGAAAGAGCACATTTGTCACTTGAAGCAGCAGCTACGCCAACAG GAAGCGAGCCGAGAAAGCGCGGCGGTCCCGTTGTGTCGCGTGCACATCGGCCACAGAGTAACGTCGTCCTCGCGGCGGCGGCGCGCGGCAGACGCGACCGAGGTCCCGTCGACGCCGCGGTGCCCGCGCTGCTCGGCGGCCTCGGACCAAGATGACGTCCGTTACTTTGACGACGCCACCTGGTGA